AGCTGACTTCAGCATCACAGAAGTCAAAGCTGCTATCCTTTCTTTCCCTAGCGGTAAAGCCTGCGGACCGGATGGGTTCAATATAGAATTTTATAAAGCCCACATTGATATAATCGCTCCACTTTTACTCAGAATGGTGAACTGCTCCATTGCACGGGGCTCTTTCCCTGATAGCATATATGAGGCCCACGTTTGTCTTCTCCCTAAGAAGGACAGAGACCCCACCAATGTGACTTCATATCACCCACTTAGTTTATTAAACTGTGATCAAAAAATCATTGCAAAAGTCTTGTCTTCACGCCTTAATAAATTTTTGGGCACTTTAATTCAACACGATCAAACTGGGTTTATCCCAGATAGATTTGCTTTCTCTAATACCCGTCGTCTATTGAATGTACTGTATGGAACAAATCCTCCAAATTCAGCTGTTATTTCATTAGATGCACAACAAGCTTTTGATCAAATTGAGTGGAAATACCTGTTTGCTACACTTGAGAAATTTGGCTTTGGTAGTAATTTCACAACTTTGGTACGTATGCTTTATGCACGGCCAAGATCATCGGTACTGACAAATTTTGATAGATCACACCCGTTTCTACTTCACCGGGGGACTAGGCAGGGTTGCTGTTTATCTCCACTGCTCTTTGTTCTAgagatatttaatatatataacaGGATTTATGACTTAAAATTAGAGCCGGATGGTGTACTTGCAGTGCTAGGCTGCTCCCTAACCTCATTGGCACTCAGACGTCCTCTTCAGAATGCCTTAATGTTTGGCATGATTGTAGCTAAAAGACTTATTCTTAGAGCCTGGAAATCACCATCTCCTCCATTGTTCAGAGTTTGGCTACGTGAGATGATTGCTTGTTTGTATATTGAAGAGGTCCGTTATCGTTTGGCTGACACCCATTTTAAGTTTGTCAAAATCTGGGGCCCTTTTCTCAATCATATTAATGGGAATTCAACATAAACTTTAACCCTTTTTGACTgcactttgtgtttatgtgaaaCTGAACTTCTGCCGGACCCTGATTCCTTCCTGGACCTGTTTCCCACATCTTTTGGACTTGGTGAACTCTCTGTTGCCCTGTCTAACCTCACACAGAAGATTATCCTCTTTGGACATTGGTGTTTCTTTTGAACTTTTGATTTGTACTGGCTAactggtgtattttttttttccttttctttcctgtttttctgtttgggtttttttgttgttgttgttgtgtgtttggtttctggtttttctttttcttttttctgtgcttaaatgttattgtttttgaaTCTTATGTCCTTTGACTGGTGTGACGTTATGTAACTTTGAACTTAAAAtcttataaataaacattaaaaaaaacctttcttCTGACTATGTGGTTGCCCACTGGACATTGTTTCTTCCCGTGAACCTCAGTTAACCTCACTTGCGTGGAAGGAGCTGTGTGGAGCACTGGGAGCTCAGACTAGTCTCTCTTTTGGCTTCCATACCCAGATCAACCGGCAAGTGGAGAGAGCTAACCAGGGAGTGGATGCATTAACCAGTCAACCTGGAGCTCTCAGCTGTCGAATCAAATTCCTGAATTCCACTACTAATGACTTCTTCCCATTCAAGTCTTCACTGGGCTACCAACCTCTGCTTTTCCTTGATGTTGAAGGTGAGAAATCTTTTCCCGCAGTGTTGACAGCTTTGGGGATCCACACAAGCTGCTCTTCTTAGAATCAAGGGAAAGAACAAGCATCCATTCGACTTCCACCAAAAACCTTGACTGAGCTACCTTCCAAGTCAGAAATTCTGAATATCCACTAAAAATCTCACTTTGCAGTTTGAATCTAAGAAAATCTCTCTCCAAACTAAATTGGTTATGTTGAAATCAAGTCTCTATTTAACCCTGgctctctttgtctctgtcacGCAATATGAGAATTCACATCTTTTATGTATTCCAGCTAAAGCCTGTTTGGTTCAGTCCATTTTACCCATAGttcagggtcttgttcacaagtgtAGGAAGAATTGAGCAAGATACTGACATGCTGATCAGTGAACCATCTGCAACAATATAAAGGCTGCATGGGTCTGTTTTAATGCAGAGACTAAATTAATTCTTTAAATTCTTCAAATTTTGTCCTGATTTTCTGCTTTAAAGTTGTGTTGTTTAAATTCCAATTTTGTGTTATGCATGGCCTTTATAAAGATCATTGTGACTAGCATCAGTGAAAAATGGCACACGTTTTGCTTACTTTTTTTCTTGATTGAATGCTGGTGAATAAACATTCCTTACCTCACTTATATGGACATGTGCTACTGGACTGCTGCTCAAATGACCTCTATGGAGGTAAAAATGGAGGGATGGATCTGGGTAAAACTTTTGTGACTGCTTTGAATGTGACATTAGCATTACATGTTTTCTAAATCCAAATCTCGTTTCTAATCTGTTCCAAACACTAACTAAAACATATTTTGCACACTTCAAGTCTATTACATAATTTCATTCATGCTTCCTGATTTTACTATGGATCTATGCATGCAGTGCATATGTGTTCCTGTGTTGTTTTCATTGACATAAcatcacacaaacagaaaacagccaCAGAATAAAAGGTTCCACTCAACAAGCCAATCAGAACTTACATTTCCttaaatggaaaagtctctgaAGGCGACACTTGAGAGTGAGACCATTTTTGATATCGTTTAACTGCAAGTCGTCGTCAAACATGGACAGACTTCACAtcatttttgtcctttttttagGTAATATTTTGGAAGGAGCCTTttatgaaacatttattttatgtaacATTTACCTATTCTACTGATTTTATTTGACATCACCTACATTAACTTCTGTACTCGATAATTACAATTATGTAGTACAATGTGAAAGATTGGCAAAATTtaacattgtgtttgtatttcaggAGGTGATTGGATTTCTGGATCAGTGGTGGATCTGACAGTGAGATCTGGAGAAAACATAACTCTGTATTGTGACCGTACCACACCATCTGAGGAATATATTGTGTGGTACAGAAATTGTACCCATGAAAATCAGCCTCCTCTTgtcttaaaacaaacaaaggatTCATGGAAACCCATCTGTAACCGAGCAACTTTAGTGAATTCTCTACCTCGCTTCCACTTTGTAAACAACCAGTCCTCTGGATCGTATGACCTGCTGATTGTGAatatttctgattctgatgaggGCCTCTATTACTGTGGAACTGAGCAGAAACAGCTAAAGGATAAAAAGGATATTAACCTTGAATTTGTTCAGAGTTATGGCAGTGTGGCGACAAGGATTAAAATCAGTAAGTGCTCATGTGATTTTTTCAACATTAAACATTAGtatcaatatttaaaaaatgtaactgtaacTTAGACTCAGGTTCATTGTCAAAAACAATTTTAGAAAGGAAATATTCCTAAACCATTACATGATTACACAATTATTTGACACTTTTTAGGTCAAAATTGTCAAAATGCATTTTATATGAATTGCAGTTTAAATATTCTATCAATAACATTATGCATTGCTGTGCATTGCTcacatatttaatatgaagTGTCAAACCATTATTAATGAAAAGCAAGATTAACTATTTTTAAACCAAACAAATATTTTGATTGCCATGCATGTCTTCTTTTCAAATGAGTTTTTTCtagttttctgatgactgaGAGTCAATATCTCAAACATCAgaatgataaaaaatatatacacagacctaactgaaacatgtttgtgaACAATTTAGACTCCAGTGATCCACATTCTTcaactttaactgatcaaacatcTCCACAAGATTGCGGCATGTGTTGGAAACTGCTCTTCATCCTGTGTCCAACTTTTGCAgctctctcctctcttcttGTATCTCTTCTTGTTCATTACCTCTGCCAGAAAACAGGTAATTGCTAAATATGGTACTTTTTTCAATCAATCCTCTTATCATCAAATTAGTATATTACAAAGTTTTGTCATCAGCTCAATTTCTAAACTTAACAATTTgtgcaaaatttaaaaacatttttactaaCATAAGAAAATTCCAGACAATGAGGTTACTACATCTAAGTCAGTATAATggtggattttattttttaattatgtaTTAATTTCTGTGGCCAGAAGTCGATCAACAAAGACCAGAAATCAGTGGGCAAACAAGAAGAACTCAggtaaattacattaatattcaATCCATATTTTTTCAGCACTTGTCATAATTAATTCTAACAAAATGAATCATTTATAGAAAACCAATCATATTCATAATTACAAACAACAAATTCATTCACAGGATGAAGATGTGCTTTATGCTACAGTGCAAACACGTCAAGCAACACAGAGATCAAAGAAGAAGATAACCTATAGTTCTGACTTCTGCACCTATTCTACTGTCAAGACCTCTGGGGTCTAGATTTTACATTCAAAAGTGCATTATGAATCAGAAGTGattaagttttttgtttttccatttttcctcTACCTACCAAGATTAGTAATAATTAAAATTGTCCATTTCTTCTTCAGTGAGATGCTTGTTTTCGATGATATTTAAAGGTATATAGCCAGACATTTTTTGAAGTTATTTAATGCAAAAAATATTGTTCTTGTAAATTCCGACAGACTGATGTATCATcattaatccattaaaaatacatatgaAAATACATGAGTGCTTGTAAAAGCTCCTATGTTGCCCTGCCATCGTGAATAGTGCCTGTGATGAAAATCACCTTTCTGCCTAATCacattttatgtatgtggctagAGACTGGTCTCATGTGTTGTATGCCAAAAACAGAAGACAGGACCACTCATAGGCATTTGTGTGGAGACAAATTTCAATTTCTGCTTGCTTCATCACGTCtgtgttttttcatttgagAAGGGGTCCCCTTCATCAAAGAAGCaaatacacaaagaaaagagacaaCATGACCAACACTGGGATAAAGAGAAAGTAAATACTGGCGCCAGTGATACTGAAGTTGCCTGCTTTCTCCTTTAGGTCTCAAACCAGGGATCTTGGTTGTTACATGACTGTTTAAACCACTTCATGCAGCCCCTATAACTGTATATAACACAATGGAAGTAGACACTCACTTACTTCATTAGGATTTtcccatctctagggtttacgtCTTCGGTACCTAAGTACTAATGTATGGCTCATGGCATTATTAAATATCTTTCCATTTGATACATAAACCTATAATTtatttacaattccactattcattcactctcacattcacacactggtggaggcaagctacagttgtagccacagctgccctgggggaGACTGCAAGCGAGGCTGTCATATCgcgccaacaccagtaggcggtagggtaaagtgtcttgcccgaggacacaacgaccaggacagagagcctgGGGATCGAACCTGCGACCTTCCAGTTACAgatgcgcttcccaaccccctgcaTTTTCCCGAGTtgagtgggaacatttctccaagtggtAAAGACGGCCACACGAAGGGCATCTATGTCTGGAACTGTTGCCCATTTTTGTAAACTTCCCTTGCCATCCATCCCCAAAGGTTTtcaattggatttagatcagggTAACATGCAGGATGCTCCAAGAGACTGATGTTATTCTCTTGGAAGAACTGCTTTGTTCTGCAGGCATTGAGTAATGTagcgttgtcctgttgaaaaacccagtcgTTACCACACAGACGAAGGCCCTCAGTCATGAGGAATTgtctctgcaacatctggacatagccagcGGCCGCTTGACAcccctgcacctcctgaagctccagtgttccactgaaggaaaaagcaccccagaccattaTGGCCCCGCCTCCACTGTGGCACGtagaaaacatctcaggtggGATCTGCTTGTCATGCCAATAAAGTTAGAAACCATCATGGCCATCAAGGTTAAATGTTTTCTTATCAGAGAGTAaaactttcttccacctttcaATGTCCCATATTTGGTGCTCTCTTGCAAAGTCCAAATGGTCAGTTCTGTGGCATTCAAGGAGGCGAGGCTTTTGAAGacgttttttttatttttgaagcccttcagtctcagatgtGTAGGATTTGTAGGATTTGCCACCATGCATCAAAGGTCAGTGTTAGAGCAAGAGAAGTGTTTCTCATTGTAACAAGGTTACAAAAATATGATGGGACATTGAAAATCCAAATGTCACAGTATCAAACATTTCCTTAATTTCCTTTTGAAAAGGAATCACTTTATGTTTAAGCTTTTTTCTTGATTTATTTGAATCTTTAGTTATCTTCTGGTCCAGCGGTTTTTAACCCAGTGTTTTTGACTTGTGGATTTCCAATCTTGCAGTTGGAATTCAATTAGTTTTGCAAtctgtttctgttcatttagTTTATTTTCCTTGTTTTCATTATCCTGTCTCCAATGTGTCAaatctgcatttttttcctgtgatTTTTGCACGACTTGGAGTTTTGTTTTAGACTCCATTACAGGTCAGTTTTTACTCCACATAATGCCAGCAAATACTTGAATATCTGGATGAACTGATTGATCTTTCTTTGGCAAGATACTGGAGGAAGCTGAGTGGACATCTTTTCTGAAGTAGACACTTCACTTTTTGAAGATGATCAAAAAGTTAAGCTAATTTTTGGCACAATATTTTTTGGCCCATATCCCCAATCCCAGCTTCAAAAACTGTCACAAATTTGCGGTGCAAACTGCAGTGTCAAACTACTAGAGCAAtcacaaggtttttttttattacagcaCCATATCGGCACAACTTCATGCTAGCAGTTGCCAGAAACCACTCGCCAACTCGTGACAGAATACatattttttaccttttttggtTGCTAGAGTCTTTGTGACCAGTCTCTCGTCCTAAACAATGTAAACCATTacactctgtggtggcatctgtcattttttacagtgtggtatgttggagcagcggtttatcggcagctgagaggaagaggttggataaactcatcaggaaggccagctctgttctgggatgcaccctggacccagtgcaggtggtgggagacagaaggactctggccaaaataacatctctgatggacagagtctcccaccccatgcatgtaaatgttgctgaactgcagagctccttcagtgagagattgctgcatcctagatgcatgaaggagtgtttccgcaggtccttcctccctgcagctgtcagactgtacaatcggaactgctcccaacaatcatagatgtttacatcagcactgtaactgcaataagttaatcaatCGATtcacactacaacctggtttgcctcttacttgtagttattttaatttaatttaataactgtactgtactgtatatagtaaccattgtccttaatgtaaatattttagaaaaattgtgtatgtttctgttctgtgtcctgtgtactgtttgtttgtatatgtgtctttttggctgctgttacaaccaaatttccccttgtgggacaattaaaggattattctattatattattctattctattctattctattctatactattctattctatatgaCGTTTTGTCTACCCTTAATACTGCGAGTTTTCTTGtaattattttttactgttttttttagtcATGACTTTTTATGCTTCTATGCTGCTACCTATTTGCCGGTGCAATATTCAAAATGTACTAATACAGGACTGTCTGTCTAAAATGGGCGATACAGCAGGGTATGCTTCTCAGGATGAAGACTTGCGTTTAAAATGAGTCTTGATCCTGAGATGTGTACCCTTTAATAACCTGTAAAGCTTACAGGAAATCCAGAGCGACAAACATTCCTTCGTGCACTACCAAGCGCAAAATGCTGACAAACTGAAGctcaaaaaaaaattgtttctgttttcttgaATATTGTCAATAAGGGACCCAAAACGCCTAAATCCAAACCTATTTTATAGAAGCTTACGTTCAGGTTTAGAAATTgttaataaaaatgtcaaaaatttaaataaaaacatttattggcTAACAGGTTGTAGCACTCTGATGCCCCACTTAGATTATGCCTTGACATGTTGTTTAGTATCACACTAGCTGCATACCACAACTGAATGTCACTGCAAATCATTGTGGTAGACATGCTGGTAAATGGTGCCTACATAAATTTTCCTCAGCATTATCAGAAAAGACATCTACCCATCCACACCCCCAACAACACAGATTACTTCACGTCTCTATTTCAAGTGAACAGCATACAGTACAAAGAAACTTTTCAGTTTATGATAAATGCAGAGGGGCTTGCTAATACTACCTCTGTTtccataaacacacaaatactACTAATCTCAGAGAAGTGAAATCAGAGCTAATGGAAGCTTGTCTAGCATTCTAGTCTTCCATCAGTTTCCCATCAAAGACCAGAAGGTTTATTCAAAACCAGATAAAGCTGCTGCACTCTCAGCTTGAAAAGCTCAAGCCACTGTTAACAATACATGGAACCGCCCATCAAAAATGCTAACCGCAAATAGATTTCAGTGGTTTGCTGTCAAGCAGAAGCACTAATTTAGAGCATGGTGCAAATAGGTGAGAGGTTTTTTCTGACAGAACACTGTTTGAGCTAAAAGGAAAGAGATTGCTTTcacttttgtacattttaattgatgtctatttttagatttcactAGACAAGTACTGCTTGCCTTGCTTGCCATGATGGGGTCCCACTGCTTTGGAAGCATTTATGTAGGTTGTAATAGGAGATAGTTTAATTCTGAAAGTGATTAAATTTCTTGGACTTTTACTGCTAATGAATATATCTTATCTAAAGCAAAGTTGACATGTGGCCTTCTTTTCCTAGAATGGTCCTTATCATCTCAGtgtttgatgggtttttttgtttcctcttaACCTGTTTACCAGATTTTATCTATgatttctcaaacttttcatcTAATTTAGCACTCGAGTCCGATAAAATggattctctttttttttacagactCAACACTTCATTCATTAtcttaacccttgtatggtgttcgggTCTGTGAGACCCATGCCATTTAGAGGCCGTTGCCTCTTTAGGCAGTATATACcatcaaaacctgcaaaatatggTATAAGGATATGTACACTTGATtagaactgattttattttttataacattttattgacaaaaaacgagaagcacattaattcataaatatgatcaaacaaaggtaaaaggaaaaaattaaccatgtttgctgttcacatggCTCGTAATTGGgataaagtaaacatctgttgagtaatttaacataaaattgtttgatagtgttaattggaaagccaaaactctagcgggtccaccagacccatgaacactggctgagtaacaaaaa
This sequence is a window from Oreochromis niloticus isolate F11D_XX linkage group LG6, O_niloticus_UMD_NMBU, whole genome shotgun sequence. Protein-coding genes within it:
- the LOC109202660 gene encoding uncharacterized protein LOC109202660, whose translation is MDRLHIIFVLFLGGDWISGSVVDLTVRSGENITLYCDRTTPSEEYIVWYRNCTHENQPPLVLKQTKDSWKPICNRATLVNSLPRFHFVNNQSSGSYDLLIVNISDSDEGLYYCGTEQKQLKDKKDINLEFVQSYGSVATRIKINSSDPHSSTLTDQTSPQDCGMCWKLLFILCPTFAALSSLLVSLLVHYLCQKTEVDQQRPEISGQTRRTQDEDVLYATVQTRQATQRSKKKITYSSDFCTYSTVKTSGV